Proteins encoded within one genomic window of Halomonas sp. YLGW01:
- the fliS gene encoding flagellar export chaperone FliS has protein sequence MNSMRGAATYARGAGAYARVGVESGVMAASPHQLIVMLFDGAQASIRKARIHLEDGNIAEKGLAISKAMDIVNNGLLAALDREQGGEVAENLASLYDYVVRLLRAANRDNDPASLDRAAKLLDDIGSAWRQVGGGASES, from the coding sequence ATGAATTCCATGCGGGGCGCGGCGACCTACGCCCGAGGTGCTGGTGCCTATGCCAGAGTGGGCGTCGAGAGCGGCGTGATGGCCGCCAGCCCTCACCAGTTGATCGTGATGCTCTTCGACGGCGCCCAGGCGTCGATTCGCAAGGCACGCATCCACCTTGAGGACGGCAACATCGCCGAGAAAGGGCTGGCCATCTCCAAGGCCATGGACATCGTCAACAACGGCCTGCTGGCGGCGCTCGACCGCGAACAGGGCGGCGAGGTGGCCGAGAATCTGGCCAGCCTCTACGATTATGTCGTGCGCTTGCTCAGGGCCGCCAACCGTGACAACGATCCGGCGAGCCTGGATCGGGCGGCTAAGCTGCTCGACGACATCGGTTCCGCCTGGCGCCAGGTCGGCGGCGGCGCGAGCGAGAGTTGA
- a CDS encoding flagellar hook-length control protein FliK produces the protein MSGITPILDTLLHQVLGKRADVPVPRELNAPVQPTSPGDAVQALHSDSRLEPRQRALLAPAQGQQSRDALAPSPMPGAAAKPSAQVHFSASAQTIASVLDQFPAPPATLRVREPLMPADSGATPAQLAARLRQSIDASGLFYESHLARWQRGAFSLQQLMLEPQMQRGGVVPGLQSLTPAAPSSTPLSPVISPRPVSTGGAAPVENGHSGTRHVSSPPVVESGPAVQPGRSGPSASSVEAGAAQASTVGSGGAVMARSADAGAPAGAMDTERAMPSSSQPLEESLQQVVRHQLEMLSTPAPVLRWEGDVWSGLFMALIIQLPAVVRQEGEQASGEGREDAGQEAWRSQMTLEVAGLGRLDVSLLIARRRLEVALEAESQAMLKRLENGEAILRSRLQACGFDAVDLHLEVGDEESA, from the coding sequence GTGAGCGGCATCACGCCGATTCTCGACACCCTGCTCCATCAGGTGCTGGGCAAACGTGCCGATGTGCCTGTGCCACGGGAGCTCAATGCGCCGGTGCAGCCTACCAGCCCGGGAGACGCCGTCCAGGCCTTGCACAGCGATTCGCGACTGGAGCCGCGTCAGCGCGCGCTCCTGGCGCCGGCCCAAGGGCAGCAGAGTCGTGATGCTCTGGCGCCTTCGCCGATGCCTGGCGCGGCCGCTAAGCCCTCTGCGCAAGTGCATTTCAGCGCCTCAGCTCAGACCATCGCCAGCGTTCTCGACCAGTTTCCGGCCCCGCCCGCCACCCTGCGGGTGCGGGAACCCTTGATGCCCGCCGACTCGGGCGCCACCCCCGCTCAGCTGGCCGCGCGACTCCGCCAGAGCATCGATGCCAGTGGGCTCTTCTATGAATCTCATCTGGCGCGCTGGCAGCGGGGCGCCTTCTCGCTTCAGCAGTTGATGCTTGAGCCGCAGATGCAGCGAGGCGGGGTGGTCCCCGGCCTCCAGTCGCTGACACCGGCGGCACCATCCTCCACTCCGCTGTCGCCCGTGATCTCACCGAGGCCGGTGTCGACGGGGGGGGCGGCACCGGTCGAAAACGGTCATTCAGGCACGCGGCATGTCTCCTCTCCGCCGGTGGTTGAATCCGGCCCGGCTGTCCAGCCTGGACGGAGCGGGCCGTCGGCATCGTCCGTCGAGGCCGGGGCGGCTCAAGCGTCGACGGTCGGGAGCGGGGGGGCTGTCATGGCCCGAAGCGCCGATGCGGGAGCACCTGCAGGGGCAATGGATACTGAGCGTGCGATGCCGTCGTCTTCTCAGCCCCTGGAGGAATCCTTGCAGCAGGTGGTGCGCCATCAGCTGGAGATGCTCTCGACACCGGCGCCGGTATTGCGCTGGGAGGGTGATGTCTGGTCGGGGCTGTTCATGGCGCTGATCATCCAGCTCCCCGCCGTTGTCCGGCAGGAAGGCGAGCAGGCTTCGGGGGAGGGGCGGGAGGATGCGGGGCAAGAGGCCTGGCGGTCGCAAATGACGCTGGAGGTGGCGGGCTTGGGCCGACTGGATGTGAGTCTGCTGATTGCACGGCGTCGGCTGGAGGTGGCGCTTGAAGCCGAGAGTCAGGCGATGCTCAAGCGACTGGAGAATGGTGAGGCCATTCTGCGCTCGCGCCTGCAGGCCTGCGGCTTCGATGCCGTCGACCTGCACCTGGAGGTGGGCGACGAGGAGTCGGCATGA
- a CDS encoding flagellar protein FliT: protein MADTQVSRQHSPQAIVIAGHEALLRRTSRMLSLANAKEWTALVDEESRYLLDVERLARFEADVALDDEGRARKAQLLEQVLEQSMEVRRRLIERRDELGRLIVSGEKKRQVGRAYRAQEDSRVLERESRFTQGRS from the coding sequence ATGGCGGATACACAAGTGTCGCGGCAACATTCCCCCCAGGCCATCGTGATCGCCGGCCACGAGGCGCTGTTGCGCCGGACCTCGCGGATGCTTAGCCTGGCCAATGCCAAGGAATGGACGGCGCTGGTCGACGAGGAGTCCCGCTACCTTCTCGACGTGGAGCGCCTGGCACGCTTCGAGGCCGATGTCGCCCTCGATGACGAAGGTCGTGCGCGCAAGGCGCAGCTGCTCGAGCAGGTGCTCGAGCAGAGCATGGAGGTGCGCAGGCGCCTGATCGAGCGGCGCGATGAGCTCGGGCGTCTGATCGTCTCCGGCGAGAAGAAGCGTCAGGTGGGCCGCGCCTATCGGGCTCAGGAGGACTCTCGGGTGCTCGAGCGCGAGTCACGGTTCACGCAGGGACGTTCGTGA
- a CDS encoding EscU/YscU/HrcU family type III secretion system export apparatus switch protein gives MTEASYNGRRRAVALTYRPGNAAPELVAKGYGDLAERIIEAARQEGVFVHDAPALVDLLMTLDIDEAIPVELYRVIAELLVWVREVATSPDEA, from the coding sequence ATGACCGAGGCGTCTTACAACGGGCGGCGCCGTGCCGTGGCGCTGACCTATCGCCCGGGGAATGCAGCGCCCGAACTGGTGGCCAAGGGCTATGGTGATCTGGCCGAGCGGATCATCGAAGCGGCTCGTCAGGAGGGAGTCTTCGTGCATGATGCCCCGGCGTTGGTGGACCTTCTTATGACGCTGGATATCGATGAAGCGATCCCCGTCGAGCTTTATCGGGTCATCGCCGAGCTGTTGGTCTGGGTGCGGGAGGTGGCGACATCGCCGGACGAGGCATGA
- a CDS encoding HD domain-containing phosphohydrolase, giving the protein MAPASDAFTPVESFRECQELLDCLMQAGGASLQLEQGEHQHPLPVLVADMVPGEWLKLDISAIREVAGRLKRGEAFRLLGQAPGKMLRTPPLVVSECREVEGRLECAVAYPDAMEVLQRRDSFRAELRLNMEVAVTLQGGGLKGWLRNLSVDGAQVELPLAAASQLAADTALLTLEMVFPDGTHFAINATLRHDRPLVERQLIQAGFQFGPRNAQQERELWYFVREIEREAARYEEEDAHPRAPSALFKPRPGQPADGHEAVSYATPMTQRLARLSGYLDSQLLALKQGRGVEAQALSRQADRLLALLDEDREALLFASACLPPTSSLVHHGLNVAIRLADLVGRQRMPQEVRKALVASAMVHDLGKALLPEELRQARQLDDDQYRAIQAHVGWIHERLAGCGWLSEAVTRAVVTGANERLDGSGYPEGLAGDRLHELSRAMGVVDVVDAMGRARSDREGWTLEAIYRHLLSHPGRFDQTWVKRYVRHFGVMPVGSLVRFASGHLGWVLSLDDQGAIRRVWLTDAVALPHREMGERLEAAELARLGRPVETLRVPLP; this is encoded by the coding sequence ATGGCGCCAGCAAGCGATGCTTTTACCCCCGTCGAGTCCTTTCGTGAGTGCCAGGAGCTGCTGGATTGCCTGATGCAGGCCGGCGGCGCCTCCTTGCAGTTAGAGCAGGGGGAGCATCAGCACCCCTTGCCGGTGCTGGTGGCCGACATGGTGCCGGGCGAGTGGTTGAAGCTGGATATTTCGGCCATCCGCGAGGTGGCAGGTAGGCTCAAGCGTGGCGAGGCGTTTCGGCTGCTCGGTCAGGCGCCGGGCAAGATGCTGCGTACACCTCCGCTGGTGGTGAGTGAGTGTCGCGAGGTCGAGGGGCGACTCGAGTGTGCTGTCGCCTATCCCGATGCCATGGAGGTTCTGCAGCGGCGTGACAGCTTTCGCGCCGAGCTGCGCCTGAACATGGAGGTGGCCGTCACGCTGCAGGGTGGGGGGTTGAAGGGTTGGTTGCGCAACCTGTCGGTCGATGGTGCCCAGGTGGAGCTGCCGCTGGCGGCGGCGTCGCAGCTGGCCGCCGATACTGCACTGCTGACCCTGGAAATGGTGTTTCCCGATGGGACCCATTTCGCGATCAATGCCACTCTGCGCCATGACCGCCCGCTGGTCGAGCGCCAGCTCATTCAGGCCGGCTTCCAGTTTGGGCCGCGTAATGCCCAGCAGGAGCGAGAGTTGTGGTACTTCGTGCGCGAGATCGAACGGGAAGCCGCTCGCTATGAGGAGGAGGATGCTCATCCCCGCGCCCCCTCGGCGCTGTTCAAGCCTCGTCCCGGCCAGCCAGCAGACGGTCATGAGGCGGTCTCCTATGCCACGCCGATGACGCAGCGCCTGGCGCGCCTGTCCGGCTATCTCGACAGCCAGTTGCTGGCCCTGAAACAGGGGCGAGGTGTCGAGGCTCAGGCCCTGTCTCGGCAGGCGGATCGACTGCTGGCGCTTCTCGACGAAGACAGGGAGGCGCTGTTGTTCGCCTCGGCCTGTCTGCCCCCAACGTCATCGCTGGTCCACCACGGCCTGAACGTGGCCATTCGGCTGGCCGATCTCGTTGGTCGCCAGCGCATGCCTCAGGAGGTGCGCAAGGCCCTGGTCGCCAGTGCCATGGTGCATGACCTTGGCAAGGCCCTGTTGCCAGAGGAGCTGCGCCAAGCGCGCCAGCTGGACGATGACCAGTACCGCGCCATCCAGGCGCATGTGGGCTGGATTCACGAGCGCCTGGCGGGGTGTGGCTGGTTATCCGAGGCGGTCACGCGAGCGGTGGTGACGGGGGCCAACGAGCGCCTGGACGGCAGTGGCTATCCCGAGGGACTGGCCGGTGACCGGCTGCATGAGCTGAGCCGGGCGATGGGGGTGGTGGATGTGGTCGATGCCATGGGGCGAGCGCGCAGCGATCGCGAGGGCTGGACTCTGGAGGCGATCTATCGCCATCTGCTCAGCCATCCCGGTCGCTTCGATCAGACCTGGGTGAAGCGCTATGTGAGGCATTTCGGCGTGATGCCGGTGGGGAGTCTGGTGCGCTTCGCCTCGGGGCATCTCGGCTGGGTGCTGAGTCTCGATGATCAGGGGGCGATTCGCAGGGTATGGCTGACGGATGCAGTGGCTCTGCCGCACCGGGAGATGGGGGAGCGCCTCGAGGCGGCCGAGCTCGCCCGGCTGGGTCGGCCCGTCGAGACGCTTCGCGTCCCGCTCCCCTGA
- a CDS encoding FliC/FljB family flagellin, with protein sequence MSVINTNITAMVGQQNLSKSEAALGTSMERLSSGLRINSAKDDAAGQAIANRMSSQVTGLSQAQRNANDGISVAQTAEGALNQVNDNLQRVRELTVQAQNGTNSQDDLASIQDEINQRLSEIDRISEETSFNGTDVLASDQTVDIQVGSADGQTISIDLAKTNSEALDLAGFSVTGPQGATTAATTAQVENNTGFENVTGANVKAFTGDDLGIANENVKGSSTLVADEEGNMFAKVTINSSGLSSEDRAKLEDEGLNIDPTSSGQVFHVALDDNDASISEGVVTYDATEGADVSSLTSARAGDPLASLDSAIKQVDNQRSDLGAIQNRFDSAITNLETTETNLTAARSRIEDADYADEVSDMTRAQILQQAGTSVLAQANQVPQNVLSLLG encoded by the coding sequence ATGTCAGTGATCAATACCAACATTACCGCCATGGTCGGCCAGCAGAACCTGAGCAAGTCCGAGGCCGCCCTGGGCACCTCAATGGAGCGCCTGTCCTCCGGCCTGCGTATCAACAGCGCCAAGGACGACGCCGCGGGCCAGGCCATCGCCAACCGCATGTCCAGCCAGGTGACCGGTCTGTCCCAGGCCCAGCGCAACGCCAACGACGGCATCTCCGTTGCCCAGACCGCCGAAGGCGCCCTGAACCAGGTCAACGACAACCTGCAGCGTGTCCGTGAACTGACCGTCCAGGCGCAGAACGGCACCAACAGCCAGGACGATCTCGCCTCCATCCAGGACGAGATCAACCAGCGCCTCTCCGAGATCGACCGCATCTCCGAAGAGACCAGCTTCAATGGCACCGACGTCCTGGCCTCAGACCAGACCGTGGACATCCAGGTCGGCTCCGCCGATGGCCAGACCATCTCCATCGACCTGGCCAAGACCAACTCCGAGGCCCTGGACCTGGCCGGCTTCAGCGTCACCGGTCCGCAGGGCGCGACCACTGCGGCCACTACGGCACAGGTCGAGAACAACACAGGCTTCGAGAATGTCACTGGAGCCAATGTCAAGGCCTTCACCGGCGACGACCTGGGCATCGCCAACGAGAACGTGAAAGGCTCCAGCACCCTGGTGGCCGACGAAGAAGGCAACATGTTTGCCAAGGTCACCATCAACAGCTCCGGCCTGAGCAGCGAAGACCGCGCCAAGCTGGAAGATGAAGGCCTGAACATCGACCCGACCAGCAGCGGCCAGGTCTTCCATGTCGCCCTCGACGACAACGATGCCAGCATCAGCGAAGGCGTGGTCACCTACGACGCCACCGAAGGTGCCGACGTTTCCAGCCTGACATCTGCCCGCGCCGGCGACCCGCTGGCGAGCCTCGACTCGGCCATCAAGCAGGTCGACAACCAGCGCTCCGACCTGGGTGCGATCCAGAACCGCTTCGATTCCGCGATCACCAACCTGGAAACCACCGAGACCAACCTCACCGCGGCCCGCTCGCGCATCGAAGATGCCGACTACGCCGACGAGGTCTCCGACATGACCCGCGCCCAGATCCTGCAGCAGGCCGGCACCTCCGTCCTGGCCCAGGCCAACCAGGTCCCGCAGAACGTGCTGTCGCTGCTGGGTTAA
- the flhC gene encoding flagellar transcriptional regulator FlhC, translated as MSEKSLVAEMQQVQMAVELIELGARLQVLETETDLSRGRLIKLYKEVRGMSPPKGMLPFSTDWFITWLPNVHSSLFYNYYQRLHRDYGCDRMEAFVKAFRLYLEQVDLDEAEPVLGLTRAWTLVRFFESELLELASCTSCQGRFVAHAHTPTQDFVCGICQPPSRAGKTRKRVARSTTVATTGTKRPGKASGTA; from the coding sequence ATGAGCGAGAAAAGCCTGGTGGCGGAAATGCAGCAGGTGCAGATGGCGGTCGAGTTGATCGAGCTGGGCGCGCGCCTGCAGGTACTGGAAACCGAGACCGATCTCAGCCGGGGGCGCTTGATCAAGCTCTACAAGGAAGTGCGTGGCATGTCCCCCCCCAAGGGGATGCTGCCGTTTTCGACCGACTGGTTCATTACCTGGTTGCCTAACGTACATTCCTCTCTCTTCTATAACTATTATCAGCGCCTCCACCGTGATTACGGGTGCGACCGGATGGAGGCCTTCGTCAAGGCGTTCCGGCTCTATCTCGAGCAGGTGGACCTGGATGAGGCCGAGCCGGTGCTGGGCCTGACTCGGGCCTGGACCCTGGTGCGCTTCTTCGAAAGCGAGCTGCTGGAGCTCGCCAGCTGCACCAGTTGCCAGGGGCGTTTCGTGGCCCATGCGCATACGCCGACACAGGACTTCGTGTGCGGCATCTGTCAGCCGCCGTCCCGTGCTGGCAAGACCCGCAAACGGGTCGCCCGGTCGACGACCGTTGCCACCACCGGCACCAAGCGCCCTGGCAAGGCGTCGGGAACCGCCTGA
- the motB gene encoding flagellar motor protein MotB has translation MSEQGRPIIIRRKKVVHGHHGGSWKIALADFMTALMALFLVMWILSSASQEQRQGVAEYFNTPLLTAIAGGEQQANSQNVIPGGGPDPTFTEGQRQRIDRRIETRPSEMPQRLRELRRSVENAIQADPVLRKLRNQLRFDMTREGLRIQLVDTDKRPMFELGSDRVASYMRRLLRTLAPLLNEVPNPVSISGHTDSVPYVGGLQGYSNWELSTDRANASRRELVAGGLERDKLLRVAGMGDQVPMPDSAPGDAINRRIALVVLYRQVAESIRSQGGRGESIGVPSARRAPDAPLPTEEFVEGVRQTLSG, from the coding sequence ATGAGTGAGCAAGGTCGCCCCATCATAATCCGCCGCAAGAAGGTGGTGCATGGCCACCATGGCGGCAGCTGGAAGATCGCCCTCGCCGACTTCATGACCGCTCTGATGGCGCTGTTTCTGGTGATGTGGATCCTGTCCTCGGCCAGCCAAGAGCAGCGCCAGGGCGTGGCGGAATACTTCAATACTCCCCTGCTCACCGCCATCGCCGGCGGCGAGCAGCAGGCCAATAGCCAGAACGTGATTCCCGGTGGGGGGCCGGACCCGACCTTTACCGAGGGGCAGCGGCAGCGCATCGACCGGCGCATCGAGACCCGGCCCAGCGAGATGCCTCAGCGGCTGCGGGAGCTGCGCCGCAGTGTGGAGAACGCCATCCAGGCCGATCCCGTGCTGCGCAAGCTGCGCAATCAGCTGCGCTTCGACATGACCCGGGAGGGCCTGCGGATTCAGCTGGTCGATACCGACAAGCGTCCCATGTTCGAGCTGGGCAGCGATCGGGTCGCCTCCTACATGCGTCGCCTGCTGCGCACCCTGGCCCCGTTGCTCAACGAGGTGCCCAACCCCGTCAGCATCAGCGGCCATACCGACAGCGTGCCGTACGTCGGCGGTCTGCAGGGCTACAGCAACTGGGAGCTCTCCACCGACCGCGCCAACGCCTCACGCCGTGAGCTGGTGGCGGGAGGACTCGAGCGGGACAAGCTCCTGCGGGTGGCCGGCATGGGCGACCAGGTGCCGATGCCGGACAGCGCGCCGGGAGATGCCATTAACCGCCGCATCGCCCTGGTGGTGCTCTATCGGCAGGTGGCCGAGAGCATCCGCTCCCAGGGGGGGCGTGGCGAGAGTATCGGCGTGCCATCGGCGCGACGAGCGCCGGACGCCCCCTTGCCGACAGAGGAATTTGTCGAGGGTGTTCGCCAGACGCTGAGCGGGTAA
- the flhD gene encoding flagellar transcriptional regulator FlhD translates to MINEQLLEEIQDMNLSYLLLAQRLLAEDRAMAMFRLKVDEEMADLLASLSARQLGQLSRTNQLLCHMSLGDANQLKALVNHRRDHGLTHAHASMLLSGVATTSCDQVSGAKA, encoded by the coding sequence ATGATCAACGAGCAGCTCCTGGAGGAAATCCAGGATATGAACCTGTCGTATCTGCTGCTGGCGCAACGTTTGTTGGCCGAGGATCGCGCCATGGCGATGTTTCGGCTCAAGGTCGATGAGGAAATGGCCGACCTGCTCGCCTCCCTCTCGGCGCGTCAGCTCGGGCAATTGTCCCGCACCAATCAGCTGCTCTGCCATATGAGTCTCGGTGATGCCAATCAGCTGAAGGCCCTGGTGAACCACCGGCGGGATCACGGCTTGACCCATGCCCATGCTTCCATGCTGCTGTCAGGAGTGGCCACGACCTCTTGTGACCAGGTGTCAGGGGCTAAGGCATGA
- the fliD gene encoding flagellar filament capping protein FliD — translation MSTITSLGIGSGLDLNSLLDQLEEAEREKLKPIAEQKKSYETKISAYGSLEASLAQFKEAAGALNDAELFQAVKSEVSGSALTAAATSEANAGSYRIEVSQQAKAFSVASHGVADQKTPLGAGRLSMTLGGGETLEVEVGEGESSLMRVRDAINDLDADIRASIVNDGGSTPHRLVLSAQTTGTDSAVAGLSVSGALSSGLAFDPATEVSAQNARLNVNGVAIESQTNRVDKAIDGLTLNLMEAGEASVEVSRDRDGIQKAIKSFVDAYNRMQGQIGQMSSFNQETGEAGELLGDSTLRTAESRIRNAMSNGVGEGQGELRMLSDVGVSLQLDGTLKLDPARLDEVVADDVTRLAEFFAGDSEEGGIIGQLDVTLERMLDRNGLMGNAIDGLDQSIRSLDKSHARTEESINATLERYRKEFSELDGMVANMNSTSEYLSQQFDVLSAQAGGKSGKST, via the coding sequence ATGTCGACGATCACATCTCTGGGAATAGGCTCCGGACTTGACCTCAACAGCCTGCTCGATCAGCTGGAGGAGGCCGAGCGCGAGAAACTCAAGCCGATCGCCGAGCAGAAGAAGAGTTACGAGACGAAGATTTCCGCCTACGGCAGTCTCGAGGCCTCGCTTGCCCAGTTCAAGGAGGCGGCGGGGGCGCTGAATGATGCGGAGCTCTTTCAGGCCGTCAAGAGCGAGGTCTCCGGCTCCGCCCTGACCGCGGCGGCGACCAGCGAGGCGAATGCCGGCAGCTATCGCATCGAGGTCAGCCAACAGGCGAAGGCCTTCAGCGTGGCCAGTCATGGGGTCGCGGACCAGAAGACCCCGCTGGGCGCGGGGCGCCTGAGCATGACCCTGGGCGGTGGCGAGACGCTCGAGGTTGAGGTCGGGGAGGGGGAAAGCTCGCTCATGCGGGTGCGGGACGCCATCAACGACCTGGATGCGGACATTCGGGCCTCCATCGTCAACGATGGCGGGAGCACGCCTCATCGTCTGGTGCTGTCGGCGCAGACGACCGGGACCGACAGTGCGGTGGCCGGCCTGTCGGTGAGCGGTGCCCTGTCCAGCGGTCTGGCCTTCGATCCCGCCACCGAGGTGTCGGCCCAGAATGCGCGGCTGAACGTCAACGGCGTGGCCATCGAAAGCCAGACCAATCGGGTCGACAAGGCGATCGACGGCCTGACGCTCAACTTGATGGAAGCCGGCGAGGCCAGCGTCGAGGTCAGTCGCGACCGCGATGGCATCCAGAAGGCCATCAAGAGTTTCGTGGATGCCTACAACCGTATGCAGGGCCAGATCGGCCAGATGTCGAGTTTCAATCAGGAGACCGGGGAGGCCGGCGAGCTGCTGGGCGACAGCACCCTGCGGACCGCCGAATCGCGCATTCGCAATGCCATGAGCAATGGTGTCGGCGAAGGCCAAGGTGAGCTGCGCATGCTCTCGGATGTCGGCGTCTCGCTGCAGCTCGATGGCACCCTGAAGCTCGACCCGGCGCGACTTGATGAGGTGGTGGCCGACGACGTCACCCGCTTGGCGGAATTCTTCGCCGGTGATAGCGAGGAGGGCGGCATCATCGGCCAGCTGGATGTCACCCTGGAGCGGATGCTGGATCGCAATGGTCTGATGGGAAATGCCATCGATGGCCTGGATCAGAGCATTCGCAGTCTCGACAAGAGCCATGCGCGCACCGAGGAAAGCATCAATGCGACCCTCGAGCGATACCGCAAGGAGTTCTCCGAGCTCGACGGCATGGTGGCCAACATGAATTCCACCAGCGAATACCTTTCCCAGCAGTTCGACGTCCTGAGTGCCCAGGCCGGCGGCAAGTCCGGCAAGTCGACCTAA
- the motA gene encoding flagellar motor stator protein MotA, with amino-acid sequence MLIPLGFIIVILSVFGGFALAGGKLGPLYQPTEVLMICGGALGAFVAANNGKAMKATIKSFSKLKRTAKYDKQTYMEVMAVLYKLLTKIRREGMLGIERDIDSPEDSPLFSEHPRVVNDPMIMGFIVDYLRLMVSGSMDPHQLDELMLHEIEAFEHEAHIPADALAKVGDGLPAFGIVAAVMGVVKALSAADAGPDQMGVMIAHALVGTFLGILLGYGFFNPLASRIDRQVQEAVKMLQCMRVTLLASLNGYAPQLAVEFGRKALHTDERPSFSELEEHVRSSKSTGGA; translated from the coding sequence GTGTTGATACCCCTTGGATTCATTATCGTGATCTTGTCGGTCTTCGGCGGGTTTGCCCTGGCCGGCGGCAAGTTGGGACCGCTATATCAGCCGACCGAGGTCCTGATGATCTGCGGCGGTGCCCTGGGGGCCTTCGTTGCCGCCAACAATGGCAAGGCGATGAAGGCCACCATCAAGAGTTTCTCCAAGCTCAAGCGGACCGCCAAGTACGACAAGCAGACCTATATGGAAGTCATGGCGGTGCTGTACAAGCTGCTCACCAAGATCCGTCGTGAGGGCATGCTGGGAATCGAGCGTGACATCGATTCCCCGGAAGACAGTCCGTTGTTCTCGGAACACCCGCGCGTCGTCAATGACCCGATGATCATGGGCTTCATCGTCGATTACCTGCGTCTGATGGTCAGCGGCAGCATGGACCCTCACCAGCTCGACGAGCTGATGCTGCATGAGATCGAGGCCTTCGAGCATGAGGCCCACATTCCCGCCGACGCCCTGGCCAAGGTCGGGGACGGCCTGCCGGCCTTCGGCATCGTGGCCGCGGTGATGGGGGTGGTGAAGGCCCTGAGCGCGGCGGATGCCGGGCCCGACCAAATGGGGGTGATGATCGCTCATGCCCTGGTCGGCACCTTCCTCGGCATCCTGCTCGGCTATGGCTTCTTCAACCCGCTGGCCAGTCGCATCGACCGCCAGGTCCAGGAAGCGGTGAAAATGTTGCAGTGCATGCGTGTGACCCTGCTGGCCAGCCTAAACGGCTACGCCCCTCAGCTGGCGGTGGAGTTCGGTCGCAAGGCCCTGCATACCGATGAGCGGCCGAGCTTCAGCGAGCTCGAGGAACATGTGCGGTCATCGAAGAGCACGGGCGGCGCATGA